A single genomic interval of Streptosporangium album harbors:
- a CDS encoding DegT/DnrJ/EryC1/StrS family aminotransferase, protein MATLVWEYLREYENEREDILNAVETVFGSGRLVLAESVRAFEEEFAAYHGLPHCVGVDNGTNAIKLGLQAIGVKPGDEVITVSNTAAPTVLAIDGVGATPVFVDVHRENYLMDVDQVEAAITPRTRCLLPVHLYGQCVDMAPLEAIAAKHDLVILEDCAQAHGARHHGRLAGTMGKAAGFSFYPTKVLGAYGDGGATVTSDEVTEQNLRRLRYYGMEQTYYVVETPGHNSRLDEVHAEILRRKLRRLDQYIAGRRDVAARYAEGLGDTELVLPALAEGNDHVYYVYVVRHPRRDDIIEALKAYDIHLNISYPWPVHTMTGFAHLGYEKGRLPVTEELAGEIFSLPMYPSLPSGVQDKVISAVREVLSAL, encoded by the coding sequence ATGGCCACTCTTGTCTGGGAATACCTGCGGGAATATGAGAATGAGCGTGAAGACATTCTCAACGCCGTCGAGACGGTCTTCGGCTCCGGACGGCTCGTTCTCGCCGAGAGCGTGCGGGCCTTCGAGGAGGAGTTCGCGGCCTATCACGGCCTGCCGCACTGCGTCGGGGTCGACAACGGCACCAACGCGATCAAGCTGGGCCTGCAGGCGATCGGCGTCAAGCCCGGCGACGAGGTGATCACCGTGTCGAACACCGCGGCGCCGACCGTGCTGGCGATCGACGGGGTGGGGGCCACCCCGGTGTTCGTGGACGTCCATCGCGAGAACTACCTCATGGACGTCGACCAGGTGGAGGCGGCCATCACGCCCCGGACCCGGTGCCTGCTGCCGGTCCACCTCTACGGCCAGTGCGTCGACATGGCACCCCTTGAGGCGATCGCAGCCAAGCACGACCTCGTCATCCTCGAGGACTGCGCCCAGGCGCATGGTGCCCGCCACCACGGCCGGCTGGCGGGCACCATGGGGAAGGCGGCGGGATTCTCCTTCTACCCGACCAAGGTCCTCGGCGCCTACGGAGACGGAGGCGCCACGGTCACCTCCGACGAGGTGACCGAGCAGAACCTCCGCAGGCTGCGCTACTACGGCATGGAGCAGACCTACTATGTCGTCGAGACCCCGGGCCACAACAGCCGGCTCGACGAGGTGCACGCGGAGATCCTGCGCCGTAAGCTCCGCCGCCTCGACCAGTACATCGCCGGTCGGCGCGACGTGGCCGCCCGTTACGCCGAAGGCCTCGGCGACACCGAGCTCGTCCTCCCGGCGCTGGCCGAGGGGAACGACCACGTGTACTACGTGTACGTGGTGCGGCATCCCCGGCGCGACGACATCATCGAGGCGCTCAAGGCATACGACATCCATCTGAACATCAGCTACCCGTGGCCGGTCCACACCATGACCGGGTTCGCCCACCTCGGATACGAGAAGGGCCGGCTCCCCGTCACCGAGGAGCTGGCCGGTGAGATCTTCTCGCTGCCGATGTACCCGTCGCTGCCCAGCGGCGTTCAGGACAAGGTGATCAGCGCTGTGCGAGAAGTGTTGTCCGCGTTGTAG
- a CDS encoding ABC transporter ATP-binding protein translates to MNRQRNQRGVDRSGDVIRLDSVRKTYGSGSGGVEALAGVTIGFQSGTLNAVMGPSGSGKSTFLHCTAGLDRPTSGSIVFDGEEITGLGEVALTRLRRERIGFVFQSFNLLPALTVVQNVTLPMKLAGREPDHALVAEVIARVGLSDRTGHRPNELSGGQQQRVAIARALVTQPAVIFADEPTGALDTRTALEVLTLLRESVEQAGQTVVMVTHDPVAASYADRVVFLADGRLVGELQQPTAEAVAERLTHLGAWDERPQRQAPSRSGGGY, encoded by the coding sequence ATGAATCGACAGCGGAATCAACGTGGGGTCGATCGATCCGGTGATGTAATCCGGCTGGACTCGGTGCGAAAGACCTATGGCAGCGGCAGCGGCGGCGTCGAGGCGCTCGCCGGAGTGACTATTGGCTTCCAGAGTGGGACTCTTAACGCCGTCATGGGCCCTTCCGGCTCGGGTAAAAGCACATTTCTGCACTGTACGGCTGGTCTCGACCGGCCGACGTCGGGCTCGATCGTCTTCGACGGCGAGGAGATCACGGGGCTGGGCGAGGTGGCGCTCACCAGGTTGCGGCGTGAGCGGATCGGCTTCGTCTTTCAGTCGTTCAACCTGCTCCCCGCCCTGACCGTGGTGCAGAACGTCACGTTGCCGATGAAACTTGCCGGCAGGGAGCCGGATCACGCGCTCGTCGCCGAGGTGATCGCGCGGGTCGGTCTCAGCGATCGCACCGGTCATCGGCCGAACGAGCTGTCCGGCGGGCAGCAGCAGCGGGTGGCGATCGCGCGGGCGCTGGTGACGCAGCCCGCGGTGATCTTCGCCGACGAACCGACCGGCGCCCTGGACACCCGGACGGCGCTGGAGGTGCTCACCCTGCTGCGGGAGTCGGTGGAGCAGGCCGGGCAGACCGTGGTGATGGTCACCCACGACCCGGTCGCGGCCTCCTACGCCGACCGCGTCGTCTTCCTGGCCGACGGCCGGCTGGTGGGCGAACTCCAGCAGCCGACGGCCGAGGCGGTGGCCGAGCGGCTCACCCATCTCGGGGCCTGGGACGAGCGACCCCAGCGGCAGGCTCCTTCCCGGTCCGGAGGTGGATACTGA
- a CDS encoding ABC transporter permease: MASFVAVFLGAAIITACGGLMETGIRLDVPPQRLAAAATVVTGDQLYTLPKADPGDAEEDVQWGTLPERVRLDADTVKAIAAVPGVAKAVPDVSFPLVVRGDAQPLAGHGWPSAELAPYTLRQGTAPAETGDVVLDAASARKYGKKVGDDIEVSVRGTAEPYRVTGVAAPAGEAEPALFFSPADTERLAGRGGAVDAVGVLSARGTGAEELQRRIQDALKGKAVVALVGDDRGLAEFPQALPSSESLIVLAAVFGAMGIMVAMFVVASTLGLSVQQRQREMALLRAIGTTPGQVRRMVLGEAMAVSAVATVVGCLPGFFLGGWLFDRLVGAGVVPPQVEFRQGLIPVLAGVLVSLLTALVAGAVTARRAALTRPTEALAEAALQPYRKLGPVRLISAVLCFVGGLVLAFVTMLFMSGPLTASTAGPAVLVWALGLALLAPGITKVLTEVLGRPLLAFTGAAGYLAVLNARARTLRMSAAILPVMLATGMATANIYMQTTQVSATERAYTESLRADAVLTSVTGGLAPGLLDGVRALPEVGADGATAYVTSALYVEQPHDNWQREEGWPAQGITAEGAARTLTLRPSAGSFADLRGDTVALAEEHARAIGKGVGVGDTISVRLGDRATARLKVVALFPARTGAEKFLLPAELLAAHTAAGLPSQILVRAAEGIDGARLTGALDRLAKGQPGVLVADRGALTATHAESQQAQAWVNYLLVGMILAYTAISMVNTQVMATARRRREFGLQRLTGSTRGQVMRMMTVESVLVAVIGILLGTAASLITLVPFSVAVDDTPFPSGPLWIYLVVVGFATLLTIFATLLPTWTAMRSRPAAAAAAAE; encoded by the coding sequence GTGGCCAGCTTCGTGGCGGTCTTCCTCGGGGCCGCGATCATCACGGCCTGCGGGGGGCTGATGGAGACCGGCATCCGACTCGACGTGCCGCCGCAGCGCCTGGCCGCCGCGGCGACCGTGGTCACCGGCGATCAGCTCTACACCCTCCCCAAGGCCGACCCCGGCGACGCGGAGGAGGACGTCCAGTGGGGGACCCTGCCCGAGCGGGTCCGGCTCGACGCCGACACGGTCAAGGCGATCGCGGCGGTCCCCGGGGTGGCGAAGGCGGTCCCGGACGTGTCGTTCCCGCTGGTCGTGCGCGGTGACGCGCAGCCGCTGGCAGGGCACGGCTGGCCGTCCGCCGAGCTGGCGCCGTACACGCTCAGGCAGGGCACCGCGCCGGCGGAGACCGGCGACGTGGTGCTCGACGCCGCCTCGGCGCGGAAGTACGGCAAGAAGGTCGGCGACGACATCGAGGTGTCGGTCCGCGGGACCGCCGAGCCGTACCGGGTGACCGGCGTCGCCGCACCGGCCGGAGAGGCCGAGCCCGCGCTCTTCTTCTCCCCGGCGGACACCGAGCGCCTCGCCGGGCGCGGGGGCGCGGTGGACGCCGTCGGCGTGCTCTCCGCGCGGGGAACCGGCGCCGAGGAGCTCCAGCGAAGGATCCAGGACGCGTTGAAGGGCAAGGCCGTGGTGGCGCTGGTCGGCGACGACCGCGGGCTGGCCGAGTTCCCGCAGGCACTGCCCAGCAGCGAGAGCCTGATCGTCCTGGCGGCGGTGTTCGGAGCCATGGGCATCATGGTCGCGATGTTCGTCGTGGCGAGCACCCTCGGGCTATCCGTCCAGCAGCGCCAGCGTGAGATGGCGCTGCTGCGGGCGATCGGCACGACCCCCGGCCAGGTGCGCCGGATGGTGCTCGGCGAGGCGATGGCCGTCTCGGCGGTCGCCACGGTGGTGGGCTGCCTGCCCGGGTTCTTCCTGGGGGGATGGCTGTTCGACCGGCTTGTGGGAGCCGGCGTGGTCCCGCCGCAGGTCGAGTTCCGCCAGGGACTGATCCCGGTCCTGGCCGGTGTCCTGGTGTCCCTGCTCACCGCGCTGGTGGCGGGGGCGGTGACGGCCCGGCGCGCGGCGCTGACCAGGCCGACCGAGGCGCTCGCAGAGGCGGCCCTGCAGCCCTACCGGAAACTGGGGCCGGTCCGTCTGATCTCCGCGGTGCTCTGCTTCGTCGGCGGGCTGGTGCTGGCCTTCGTGACGATGCTGTTCATGAGTGGTCCGCTCACGGCCAGCACGGCCGGCCCGGCCGTGCTGGTGTGGGCGCTCGGGCTGGCTCTCCTGGCCCCCGGCATCACGAAGGTGCTCACCGAGGTGCTCGGCCGGCCGCTCCTGGCGTTCACGGGAGCCGCCGGTTACCTCGCGGTGCTCAACGCGCGCGCGCGAACGCTCCGGATGTCGGCGGCCATCCTGCCGGTCATGCTCGCCACGGGGATGGCCACGGCCAACATCTACATGCAGACCACGCAGGTCAGCGCGACCGAGCGGGCCTACACCGAGAGCCTGCGGGCCGACGCCGTGCTGACCTCGGTCACCGGTGGTCTCGCTCCCGGCCTGCTGGATGGGGTCCGCGCCCTGCCCGAGGTCGGCGCGGACGGCGCCACCGCGTACGTGACGAGCGCGCTGTACGTCGAGCAGCCCCACGACAACTGGCAGCGGGAGGAGGGCTGGCCGGCTCAGGGGATCACCGCCGAGGGGGCGGCCCGGACCCTGACGCTCCGGCCCTCGGCCGGCTCCTTCGCGGACCTGCGCGGCGACACGGTGGCCCTCGCGGAGGAACACGCGCGGGCGATCGGCAAGGGCGTGGGCGTCGGTGACACGATCAGCGTGCGCCTGGGCGACCGCGCGACGGCGCGGCTCAAGGTGGTCGCGCTGTTCCCTGCCAGGACGGGGGCCGAGAAGTTCCTGCTCCCCGCCGAGTTGCTGGCCGCGCACACCGCGGCCGGGCTGCCCTCGCAGATCCTGGTCCGGGCCGCGGAGGGGATCGACGGGGCCCGGCTGACGGGCGCCCTGGACAGGCTGGCCAAGGGGCAGCCCGGGGTGCTGGTGGCCGACCGCGGCGCGCTGACCGCGACGCACGCGGAGAGTCAGCAGGCGCAGGCCTGGGTGAACTACCTGCTCGTCGGGATGATCCTGGCCTACACGGCGATCTCCATGGTCAACACCCAGGTGATGGCGACCGCGCGCAGGCGCAGGGAGTTCGGGCTGCAGCGGCTGACCGGATCCACCCGGGGACAGGTGATGCGGATGATGACCGTGGAGAGCGTCCTGGTCGCCGTGATCGGCATCCTGCTCGGCACGGCCGCCTCTCTGATCACCCTGGTCCCCTTCAGCGTCGCGGTGGACGACACCCCGTTCCCGTCGGGTCCGTTGTGGATCTATCTCGTCGTGGTCGGCTTCGCGACCCTGCTGACGATCTTCGCGACCCTGCTGCCCACCTGGACGGCGATGCGGTCACGCCCGGCCGCGGCGGCGGCCGCCGCCGAGTAG
- a CDS encoding NDP-hexose 2,3-dehydratase family protein, with protein MPALSLQPIQARIAESTLSRGTQFAQIADFHRWLAKTAEHAYMNVDRIALDRLIGWNHDGMTGNIGHQSGKFFTVEGLKVSFPESPVADWTQPIINQPEVGILGILVKEFDGVLHCLMQAKNEPGNHNGLQLSPTVQATRSNYTRVHQGRPVPYLDYFRDTSRHGVIADVRQSEQGSWFYQKRNRNMVVEVTEDVELLDGFCWLTLGQVHELLTVPDLMNMDARTVLSCMPFSGAGLARTFTPNVGDGFGTSLIRSCDPAEGALHHTDDILSWITEMRSRVDVHAERTPLNGLRRWHHADGKISHETGRFFDVIGVSVEAGGREVGGWTQPMIEPVGTGIIAFLVKQIDGVLHALVHARVEPGYADVVELAPTVQCTPENYDHLPAEARPPFLDEVLGASPDRIRFDTVLSEEGGRFFSARNRYLIIETDGDPGLGRPDFRWVAAHQLGELLRHSYYLNVQARSLSACLHSLSTTRTTLLAQR; from the coding sequence ATGCCCGCACTTTCCCTCCAGCCGATACAGGCGAGGATCGCGGAGTCCACCCTCTCCAGAGGGACCCAGTTCGCCCAGATAGCGGACTTTCACCGGTGGCTCGCCAAGACCGCCGAGCATGCCTACATGAATGTGGACCGGATCGCGCTCGACCGGTTGATCGGCTGGAACCATGACGGCATGACCGGGAACATCGGCCATCAGAGCGGGAAGTTCTTCACCGTCGAAGGGCTGAAGGTCTCCTTCCCGGAGAGCCCCGTCGCCGACTGGACACAGCCGATCATCAACCAGCCCGAGGTGGGGATCCTGGGAATCCTCGTCAAGGAGTTCGACGGCGTCCTGCACTGCCTGATGCAGGCGAAGAACGAGCCCGGCAACCACAACGGCCTGCAGCTGTCCCCCACGGTGCAGGCCACCCGGAGCAACTACACGCGGGTGCACCAGGGCCGGCCGGTGCCCTACCTCGACTACTTCCGGGACACCTCCCGGCACGGCGTGATAGCCGACGTCCGCCAGTCGGAACAGGGTTCGTGGTTCTACCAGAAGCGCAACCGGAACATGGTCGTGGAGGTCACGGAGGACGTCGAGCTCCTTGACGGCTTCTGCTGGCTGACCCTCGGCCAGGTGCACGAGCTGCTCACCGTACCGGATCTGATGAACATGGACGCCCGGACGGTGCTGTCGTGCATGCCCTTCTCCGGCGCCGGCCTGGCTCGGACGTTCACCCCGAACGTGGGCGACGGGTTCGGCACCTCGCTGATCAGGTCCTGCGACCCTGCCGAGGGGGCGCTGCACCACACCGACGACATCCTGAGCTGGATCACCGAGATGCGCTCCCGGGTCGACGTCCACGCCGAGCGGACGCCCCTCAACGGGCTGCGCAGATGGCACCATGCAGACGGGAAGATCTCCCACGAGACCGGCAGGTTCTTCGACGTCATCGGGGTGAGCGTCGAGGCGGGAGGCCGTGAGGTCGGCGGCTGGACCCAGCCGATGATCGAGCCTGTCGGCACCGGGATCATCGCGTTCCTGGTCAAGCAGATCGACGGGGTGCTGCACGCCCTGGTGCACGCGCGTGTCGAGCCGGGCTACGCCGACGTGGTGGAGCTGGCGCCGACCGTGCAGTGCACCCCGGAGAACTACGACCACCTGCCCGCCGAGGCGCGCCCGCCCTTCCTCGACGAGGTGCTGGGGGCCTCCCCCGACCGGATCCGGTTCGACACGGTCCTGTCGGAGGAGGGGGGACGTTTCTTCAGCGCCCGCAACCGCTACCTCATCATCGAGACGGACGGGGATCCCGGGCTCGGCCGTCCCGACTTCCGGTGGGTGGCCGCGCACCAGCTCGGAGAGCTGCTGCGGCACAGCTACTACCTGAATGTGCAGGCACGCAGCCTGAGCGCGTGCCTGCACAGTCTTTCTACAACGCGGACAACACTTCTCGCACAGCGCTGA
- a CDS encoding nucleoside hydrolase has product MPIPMILDCDPGHDDALAILLAVADPAIDLLAVATVAGNQTVAKTALNARRMLSLAGVRGVPVAAGCDHPLAGPLEIGDYVHGESGLDGPVFGEPDVPLDPRHGVELIHDTLADAAEPVTIVAIGPLTNVATLLRRHPDDRDRIREIVIMGGSTERGNHTPYAEFNIHADPEAAAEVLGSGIPTTWVGLNVSHQALVTADVLDRIAALGTPLARVCVELLTFFGSSYQQTWGFEAPPLHDPITVAYLIDPAVLTHVRVGLRIEVDGPYTRGATVADLHGRMDWEPNANVGTVLDRDRFWDLMIGAIDTLGRR; this is encoded by the coding sequence ATGCCGATCCCGATGATTCTCGACTGTGATCCGGGGCATGACGACGCCCTGGCGATCCTGCTGGCGGTGGCCGACCCGGCGATCGACCTGCTGGCCGTCGCCACCGTCGCGGGCAACCAGACCGTGGCGAAGACCGCCCTCAACGCGCGGCGGATGCTCAGCCTGGCGGGGGTGCGCGGGGTGCCGGTCGCGGCCGGCTGCGACCACCCGCTCGCCGGCCCTCTGGAGATCGGCGACTACGTGCACGGGGAGAGCGGGCTGGACGGCCCGGTCTTCGGCGAGCCGGACGTGCCCCTCGACCCGCGCCACGGTGTCGAGCTCATCCACGACACGCTCGCCGACGCCGCTGAGCCCGTGACGATCGTGGCCATCGGCCCGCTGACCAACGTCGCCACGCTGCTGCGACGTCACCCGGACGACCGCGACCGGATCCGCGAGATCGTGATCATGGGGGGCTCCACCGAGCGCGGCAACCACACGCCCTACGCCGAGTTCAACATCCACGCCGACCCGGAGGCCGCGGCGGAGGTGCTCGGCAGCGGCATTCCGACCACCTGGGTGGGGCTCAACGTCAGCCACCAGGCACTCGTCACCGCCGACGTGCTCGACCGCATCGCCGCGCTCGGCACCCCGCTGGCCCGAGTCTGCGTTGAGCTGCTCACCTTCTTCGGGTCCAGCTACCAGCAGACCTGGGGATTCGAGGCACCCCCGCTGCACGACCCGATCACCGTCGCCTACCTGATCGACCCCGCGGTCCTCACGCACGTCCGGGTGGGCCTGCGGATCGAGGTGGACGGCCCGTACACCCGGGGCGCCACCGTCGCCGACCTGCACGGCCGGATGGACTGGGAGCCCAACGCGAACGTCGGGACCGTGCTCGACCGGGACCGGTTCTGGGACCTCATGATCGGGGCGATCGACACCCTCGGCCGCCGCTGA
- the rfbA gene encoding glucose-1-phosphate thymidylyltransferase RfbA, giving the protein MKGIILAGGSGTRLHPITLAVSKQLLPVSDKPMIYYPLSVLMLAGIREVLVISTPIDLPHFQRLLGDGSHLGLSIDYAEQSEPGGIAQAFTIGADHIGTDSAALVLGDNIFHGHDFSQVLEDNARDVQGCVLFGYAVRDPERYGVGEADERGRLISIEEKPARPRSNRAITGLYFYDNDVIDIAKNLQPSARGELEITDVNRVYLERGKAKLVDLGRGFAWLDTGTPESLLQAGQYVQTLEERQGVRIACLEEVALRMGFIDAEACYRLGAEIPKSDYGRYVMSIAGAA; this is encoded by the coding sequence ATGAAAGGGATCATTCTCGCAGGCGGCTCGGGAACCAGGCTCCATCCGATAACCCTTGCCGTCTCGAAACAGCTTCTTCCGGTGAGCGACAAGCCGATGATTTACTATCCGCTTTCCGTGCTCATGCTCGCCGGCATCCGGGAGGTCCTGGTCATCTCGACACCGATCGACCTCCCCCATTTCCAGCGACTTCTCGGCGACGGCTCGCACCTCGGGCTGAGCATCGACTACGCGGAACAGAGCGAGCCGGGCGGCATCGCGCAGGCGTTCACCATCGGTGCCGACCACATCGGCACGGACTCCGCGGCGCTGGTCCTCGGCGACAACATCTTTCACGGCCACGACTTCTCCCAGGTGCTCGAGGACAACGCCAGGGACGTGCAGGGCTGCGTGCTGTTCGGTTACGCGGTCCGCGATCCGGAGCGCTACGGGGTCGGCGAGGCGGACGAGCGGGGCCGCCTCATCTCGATCGAGGAGAAACCCGCCCGTCCTCGTTCCAACCGGGCGATCACCGGCCTCTACTTCTACGACAACGACGTCATCGACATCGCCAAGAACCTCCAGCCGTCGGCACGCGGCGAGCTGGAGATCACCGACGTGAACCGGGTCTACCTGGAGCGCGGGAAGGCGAAGCTGGTCGATCTCGGCCGCGGCTTCGCCTGGCTGGACACCGGGACGCCCGAGTCGCTCCTGCAGGCCGGGCAGTACGTCCAGACGCTGGAGGAGCGCCAGGGCGTGCGCATCGCCTGCCTGGAGGAGGTGGCCCTGCGCATGGGGTTCATCGACGCCGAGGCCTGCTACCGCCTGGGGGCGGAGATCCCCAAGTCCGACTACGGCCGGTACGTCATGAGCATCGCGGGTGCGGCCTGA
- a CDS encoding phosphotriesterase family protein: protein MTGSTAAVQAGERVTATTVLGEVPVAELGITLCHEHLRNDGASAWHPAVDGDAEGELIADSPVRMEFLGRLRLDPYLSRDNVSLDDTGVAIEEAARFAARGGRTLLEVTPEGIGRAPAELARIARATGLNIVMGCGFYLERTHPARVRGMSADDVAAEIERDLAEGAGGVRAGVIGEIGISPDFTPAEEKVLRGAARAQARTGVPLSVHLPGWVRHGHRVLDVVAEEGGLLAATVLSHMNPSQRERDYQVSLAVRGAYLGYDMCGMDYLYPGEGQSPCDEENAAAVAWLVRAGLGDRLLLSQDVFLKTMLVRYGGTGYAHILTDFVPRLRRHGLTPEDTDRLLVANPRELFTAAQRISTVNTHQRRH from the coding sequence ATGACCGGCTCGACCGCCGCGGTCCAGGCAGGCGAGCGGGTGACCGCGACCACGGTGCTCGGTGAGGTGCCCGTCGCCGAGCTCGGGATCACGCTCTGCCACGAGCACCTGCGCAACGACGGCGCCAGCGCCTGGCATCCCGCCGTCGACGGCGACGCGGAGGGCGAGCTCATCGCCGACTCGCCCGTGCGGATGGAGTTCCTCGGCCGGCTGCGGCTGGACCCCTACCTCTCCCGTGACAACGTCTCCCTCGACGACACCGGTGTGGCGATCGAGGAGGCGGCCCGATTCGCGGCCCGGGGCGGCCGCACCCTGCTGGAGGTGACCCCGGAGGGCATCGGCCGCGCCCCGGCCGAGCTGGCCCGGATCGCCCGTGCCACCGGCCTGAACATCGTGATGGGCTGCGGCTTCTATCTGGAGCGCACCCATCCGGCGCGGGTCCGCGGCATGAGCGCCGACGACGTCGCCGCCGAGATCGAACGTGATCTGGCCGAGGGCGCCGGGGGAGTGCGGGCCGGGGTGATCGGCGAGATCGGGATCTCCCCGGACTTCACCCCGGCCGAGGAGAAGGTGCTCCGCGGTGCCGCCCGGGCTCAGGCCCGCACCGGCGTGCCGCTCTCGGTGCACCTGCCAGGCTGGGTACGGCACGGCCACCGGGTGCTCGACGTCGTCGCCGAGGAGGGCGGCCTCCTCGCGGCCACGGTGCTCTCGCACATGAACCCCAGCCAGCGCGAGCGCGACTACCAGGTCTCGCTCGCCGTCCGGGGGGCCTACCTCGGATACGACATGTGCGGCATGGACTACCTCTACCCCGGAGAGGGCCAGTCGCCGTGTGACGAGGAGAACGCCGCCGCCGTCGCCTGGCTGGTCCGTGCCGGCCTGGGGGACCGGCTGCTGCTCTCCCAGGACGTGTTCCTCAAGACCATGCTGGTCCGGTACGGCGGCACCGGCTACGCGCACATCCTCACGGACTTCGTGCCGCGCCTGCGCCGCCACGGGCTGACCCCCGAGGACACCGACCGGCTGCTCGTCGCCAACCCGCGCGAGCTTTTCACCGCCGCCCAGCGGATATCCACCGTGAACACCCACCAAAGGAGACACTGA
- a CDS encoding glutamine amidotransferase, whose amino-acid sequence MTRVLVAGETWVSESTHYKGFDSFTTTTYHTGFEPLRDVLVADGIEVDHLPAHDVPRLFPGTPEELAAYDVVVLSDIGANSILLHPDTWLHSKKSVNRIELLASWVEQGGGLAMAGGYLSFQGIEAKAAFRGTAVERVLPARISPYDDRVEVPQGVPGVVADPAHPIVDGLSSDWPDLLGYNRFELPEDARLLATVGSDPLLAVRQAGAGRTLAWASDIAPHWCPEEFVAWDGYRTLFTRAVRWLAKEI is encoded by the coding sequence ATGACCCGCGTGCTGGTCGCCGGCGAGACGTGGGTGAGCGAGTCGACCCACTACAAGGGCTTCGACTCGTTCACCACGACGACCTACCACACCGGTTTCGAGCCGCTGCGCGACGTACTGGTGGCCGACGGCATCGAGGTCGACCACCTCCCGGCGCACGACGTGCCCCGGCTGTTCCCCGGGACCCCCGAGGAGCTGGCGGCCTATGACGTCGTCGTGCTCTCCGACATCGGCGCCAACAGCATCCTGTTGCACCCCGACACCTGGCTGCACAGCAAGAAGTCGGTCAACCGGATCGAACTGCTGGCGAGCTGGGTGGAGCAGGGCGGCGGCCTGGCGATGGCCGGCGGTTACCTCAGCTTCCAGGGCATCGAGGCGAAGGCGGCCTTCCGCGGCACCGCCGTGGAACGCGTCCTGCCCGCCCGGATCTCCCCTTACGACGACCGGGTGGAGGTCCCACAGGGCGTCCCGGGCGTCGTCGCCGATCCGGCCCACCCCATCGTGGACGGGCTGTCCTCCGACTGGCCCGACCTGCTCGGCTACAACCGCTTCGAGCTCCCCGAGGACGCCCGGCTGCTCGCCACCGTCGGCTCCGACCCGCTGCTCGCCGTACGGCAGGCGGGGGCCGGCCGTACCCTCGCCTGGGCCTCGGACATCGCCCCGCACTGGTGCCCCGAGGAGTTCGTCGCCTGGGACGGCTACCGTACGCTCTTCACCCGGGCCGTCCGCTGGCTGGCGAAGGAGATCTGA
- the rfbB gene encoding dTDP-glucose 4,6-dehydratase has translation MKILVTGGAGFIGSHYVRTLVERGGPAVTVLDKLTYAGNLANLDPVRGGFTFVHGDICDADLVGRLVAEHDEVVHFAAESHVDRSITSAAEFVRTNVAGTQTLLDAAVRSGLGTFVHISTDEVYGSIAEGSWPESDPLQPNSPYSASKAASDLLALAYHRTHGLDVRVTRCSNNYGHHHFPEKVIPLFITNLLDGCKVPLYGDGLNVRDWLHIDDHVQGVELVRQAGRPGGVYNIGGGTELSNRELTALLLAACDAGWDMVDHVEDRKGHDRRYSVDCTKIRTELGYAPRRDFETGLAETVVWYRENRSWWEPLRQRGSGRQGRRGPSPSAWWSESPRRP, from the coding sequence ATGAAGATACTTGTGACCGGCGGGGCCGGGTTCATCGGCTCCCACTACGTCCGGACCCTGGTCGAAAGAGGCGGTCCGGCCGTCACGGTTCTCGACAAGCTCACCTACGCCGGCAACCTCGCCAATCTCGATCCGGTGCGAGGCGGCTTCACCTTCGTCCACGGCGACATCTGCGACGCCGACCTGGTCGGCAGGCTCGTCGCCGAACACGACGAGGTGGTCCACTTCGCCGCCGAGTCCCACGTCGACCGGTCCATCACGAGTGCCGCCGAGTTCGTCCGGACCAACGTGGCCGGCACCCAGACCCTGCTGGACGCGGCGGTCCGCAGCGGGCTGGGAACCTTCGTGCACATCTCCACCGACGAGGTCTACGGTTCCATCGCCGAGGGCTCCTGGCCGGAGAGCGACCCGCTCCAGCCCAACTCCCCCTACTCGGCGTCGAAAGCCGCCTCCGACCTGCTCGCGCTGGCCTACCACCGCACCCACGGCCTGGATGTGCGGGTGACGCGCTGCTCGAACAACTACGGGCACCACCACTTCCCCGAGAAGGTCATCCCGCTGTTCATCACCAACCTGCTCGACGGGTGCAAGGTCCCTCTCTACGGGGACGGGCTCAACGTCCGCGACTGGCTCCACATCGACGACCACGTGCAGGGCGTCGAGCTGGTGCGCCAGGCGGGCCGTCCCGGCGGGGTCTACAACATCGGGGGCGGCACCGAACTCAGCAACAGGGAGCTGACCGCGCTGCTGCTGGCCGCCTGTGACGCGGGCTGGGACATGGTCGACCACGTCGAGGACCGCAAGGGTCACGACCGGCGCTACTCGGTGGACTGCACCAAGATCCGCACTGAGCTCGGCTACGCCCCCCGCAGGGACTTCGAGACCGGCCTGGCCGAGACCGTCGTCTGGTACCGGGAGAACCGGTCCTGGTGGGAACCGCTCAGGCAGCGGGGAAGCGGCCGTCAGGGCCGCCGCGGGCCCTCCCCTTCCGCATGGTGGTCGGAGAGCCCGCGACGGCCCTGA